The Bombus vancouverensis nearcticus chromosome 9, iyBomVanc1_principal, whole genome shotgun sequence genome includes a window with the following:
- the LOC117163580 gene encoding tRNA N(3)-cytidine methyltransferase METTL6 isoform X1, producing the protein MAESVKNSEYVGHVAKKLTQEEIEKMQAQNSRLVSEFRANQLEKDAKKHWDLFYKRNDTRFFKDRHWTTREFHELLGLGTEDDQKILLEVGCGVGNFIYPLIEDGLKFKMIFACDLSPRAVELAKKHILYNPKNIKIFQTDITTENCFCEVDYSVNIVTLIFVLSAINPTNFRTVVKNLYNVLDIGGIVLFRDYGLYDMAQLRFKPGHKISENLYMRQDGTRTYYFSEEEVLNLFESTGFKVLSCSYIQRRTINLKEKIDVPRIFVQGKFGKF; encoded by the exons ATGGCTGAGTCTGTAAAGAATAGTGAATATGTAGGCCACGTGGCGAAGAAACTCACTCAAGAGGAAATCGAGAAAATGCAGGCGCAAAATTCGCGATTAGTTTCTGAATTTCGCGCTAATCAACTGGAAAAAGATGCTAAAAAGCATTGGGACTTGTTTTATAAACGAAACGATACTAGATTCTTTAAAGATAGACACTGGACTACCAGAGAGTTCCATGAATTGCTAGGCTTGGGTACGGAAGACGATCAAAAGATCCTTCTAGAAGTCGGATGCGGTGTTGGAAATTTCATATATCCATTGATCGAAGATGGATTGaagtttaaaatgatatttgCCTGTGATCTTTCTCCTAGAGCCGTGGAGTTAGCAAag aaacatatattatataatccaaaaaatataaagattttCCAAACTGATATTACGACAGAAAATTGTTTCTGTGAGGTGGATTACTCTGTGAATATAGTAAcgttaatatttgtattatcgGCTATTAATCCAACAAATTTTAGAAC ggTTGTGAAAAACTTGTATAACGTTCTTGATATTGGAGGGATTGTGCTTTTTAGAGACTATGGTCTGTACGATATGGCTCAATTAAGATTTAAACCTGGTCACAAAATCAGTGAGAATCTATATATGCGACAAGATGGAACTag GACGTATTATTTTTCAGAGGAAGAAGTATTAAACTTATTTGAATCAACTGGCTTTAAAGTTTTATCATGCAGTTACATACAAAGACGTACtataaatttgaaagaaaaaatagatGTACCAAGAATTTTTGTTCAAGGAAAATTTGGGAAGTTTTAA
- the LOC117163580 gene encoding tRNA N(3)-cytidine methyltransferase METTL6 isoform X2 — MAESVKNSEYVGHVAKKLTQEEIEKMQAQNSRLVSEFRANQLEKDAKKHWDLFYKRNDTRFFKDRHWTTREFHELLGLGTEDDQKILLEVGCGVGNFIYPLIEDGLKFKMIFACDLSPRAVELAKKHILYNPKNIKIFQTDITTENCFCEVDYSVNIVTLIFVLSAINPTNFRTVVKNLYNVLDIGGIVLFRDYGLYDMAQLRFKPGHKISENLYMRQDGTRGRSIKLI; from the exons ATGGCTGAGTCTGTAAAGAATAGTGAATATGTAGGCCACGTGGCGAAGAAACTCACTCAAGAGGAAATCGAGAAAATGCAGGCGCAAAATTCGCGATTAGTTTCTGAATTTCGCGCTAATCAACTGGAAAAAGATGCTAAAAAGCATTGGGACTTGTTTTATAAACGAAACGATACTAGATTCTTTAAAGATAGACACTGGACTACCAGAGAGTTCCATGAATTGCTAGGCTTGGGTACGGAAGACGATCAAAAGATCCTTCTAGAAGTCGGATGCGGTGTTGGAAATTTCATATATCCATTGATCGAAGATGGATTGaagtttaaaatgatatttgCCTGTGATCTTTCTCCTAGAGCCGTGGAGTTAGCAAag aaacatatattatataatccaaaaaatataaagattttCCAAACTGATATTACGACAGAAAATTGTTTCTGTGAGGTGGATTACTCTGTGAATATAGTAAcgttaatatttgtattatcgGCTATTAATCCAACAAATTTTAGAAC ggTTGTGAAAAACTTGTATAACGTTCTTGATATTGGAGGGATTGTGCTTTTTAGAGACTATGGTCTGTACGATATGGCTCAATTAAGATTTAAACCTGGTCACAAAATCAGTGAGAATCTATATATGCGACAAGATGGAACTag AGGAAGAAGTATTAAACTTATTTGA
- the LOC117163498 gene encoding uncharacterized protein LOC117163498 encodes MDLLLLFLLSSTITSTYVQGYEKNNDPNDEPFLPIYPVYPYSPKLIKRGIEKDTVTQPSPELYAPKVDAKDSYSVSFSADHPRDPYNSNYNPYTKIPSSSTYAYYGSVPYSYPTSPYNTYNSYSSPYTIPSSSYSTMPYSSPYPNYYYQSPYYYADYYNRPLFPPPPLPPPAIDYSGAKYSNMESNGRNKDKKLGGDNNYRINDVQFVDGANYISANSKDLDSQSSTQKTSSFQNQLEQTNSILIKNIPIPLPKTTYRVVSVAGQPVGPDYPLPASYVNAQQMEELMNHHDLVKLLAQNLQHVPEYPARESTKNSAIITYDDQDVNQNERSKNTRYVPVSNIIAKTGLTYVVNPTVLRKLNVGEATAQIAQTAKSQLKNIKYSSLAPDVYTGIEKPEEDQTQSNEYDKYENYENSSSQDIQDDYASDKQQQNYDINPVQSYQNQNYVTRQTPRGYNYQYTSYNPSQTTSQRQSQQYQNNLDNANFGAKTKKT; translated from the exons ATGGACTTGTTG CTATTGTTTCTACTGTCGTCGACGATTACGTCGACTTACGTTCAAGGATACGAGAAGAACAACGATCCAAATGACGAGCCCTTTCTACCGATATATCCGGTCTATCCCTACAGTcctaaattaattaaaagaggAATCGAGAAAGACACTGTTACGCAACCATCTCCGGAATTATACGCGCCCAAAGTCGATGCCAAGGACTCCTATAGCGTCAGCTTCAGCGCTGATCACCCCCGAGATCCTTACAACTCTAATTACAACCCATATACCAAAATTCCTTCGTCATCTACTTACGCATACTACGGTTCCGTTCCATATTCATACCCAACAAGCCCTTACAACACATACAATTCCTACTCGTCCCCCTACACGATACCTTCGTCCTCTTATTCAACAATGCCTTACTCGTCCCCCTATCCTAATTATTATTACCAATCTCCCTATTATTACGCCGATTACTATAACCGGCCATTATTTCCGCCGCCACCATTACCACCACCTGCTATCGATTACTCTGGCGCAAAGTATTCCAATATGGAATCTAACGGCAGAAATAAAGACAAGAAACTCGGCGGTGATAACAACTACAGGATTAACGACGTTCAATTTGTCGATGGAGCCAACTACATTTCTGCAAATTCGAAGGATCTCGATAGTCAATCAAGTACGCAGAAAACCAGCAGTTTCCAGAATCAGTTGGAACAAACGAACAGCATcctgattaaaaatattccaattcCATTACCGAAAACGACCTACAGAGTAGTCAGTGTTGCGGGACAACCGGTAGGTCCTGATTATCCTTTGCCAGCATCTTACGTGAATGCTCAGCAAATGGAAGAACTTATGAATCATCACGATTTGGTCAAGCTATTGGCTCAAAATTTGCAACATGTTCCTGAATATCCAGCACGTGAATCGACCAAAAATAGCGCGATCATTACGTACGATGATCAAGACGTGAATCAAAACGAACGGAGCAAAAATACGCGTTACGTTCCTGTTTCTAACATAATCGCTAAGACTGGTTTAACTTACGTAGTAAATCCTACGGTTCTTAGGAAATTGAACGTTGGAGAAGCAACTGCTCAAATCGCACAGACAGCGAAATCTCAATTGAAAAACATAAAGTATTCATCCTTAGCCCCAGATGTGTATACAGGGATCGAGAAGCCCGAAGAAGATCAAACCCAGTCCAACGAGTACGACAAGTACGAAAATTACGAGAACTCGTCCTCTCAAGATATCCAAGACGATTACGCGTCTGATAAACAGCAGCAGAATTACGATATAAATCCGGTCCAGTCTTATCAGAATCAAAATTATGTCACGAGGCAAACACCTCGTGGGTACAATTACCAGTATACCAGCTATAACCCATCGCAAACAACCTCTCAGCGGCAATCGCAGCAGTACCAGAATAATTTGGACAATGCAAATTTCGGTGCTAAAACGAAAAAGACATAA
- the CPR11 gene encoding cuticular protein 11, with amino-acid sequence MALIQNLVVFSLISITFASAQLKMFHEDDEGTGGVDRAGHSGGGGHGHAYSFHHFSGPVVGHHEEISWKDKHGHHHHDYKAHPKYKFAYGVDDKHTKDYHGQKEHRDGKEVEGEYHIHEPGGNMRSVKYHSHPHGGFFAEVHNYGGNDHSGGTYGGHKHR; translated from the exons ATGGCGTTGATACAG AACTTAGTTGTTTTTTCTCTGATCTCGATCACCTTTGCTAGTGCTCAACTAAAAATGTTTCACGAAG ACGACGAAGGCACTGGTGGTGTAGATAGAGCCGGACACAGTGGGGGTGGAGGTCATGGTCATGCGTATTCCTTTCATCACTTTTCTGGACCCGTGGTGGGCCATCACGAAGAGATCAGTTGGAAAGACAAACACGGCCATCATCATCACGATTACAAGGCCCATCCTAAGTATAAGTTCGCCTATGGTGTGGATGATAAACACACCAAGGACTACCATGGACAGAAGGAACATCGCGACG GGAAAGAGGTCGAAGGAGAGTACCATATTCACGAACCTGGTGGCAACATGAGGAGCGTAAAATATCATTCTCACCCCCATGGAGGTTTCTTCGCGGAAGTTCATAATTATGGAGGAAATGATCATTCTGGTGGTACTTATGGTGGACATAAGCATAGATAA
- the LOC117163654 gene encoding uncharacterized protein LOC117163654, with the protein MKCFVAIVLLALFAVAFAAEKPAEPEKIEQLSNAEAAEAPRDKRGLLLSYTAPVAPVAPVAYTSYAAAPITYSASYSLPYAYRSYPYYYNSYYLG; encoded by the exons ATGAAGTGCTTCGTT GCTATCGTTCTCTTGGCTCTGTTCGCTGTAGCCTTCGCTGCAGAGAAACCAGCAGAACCTGAAAAGATTGAACAGCTGTCAAACGCAGAAGCTGCGGAGGCACCAAGAGACAAGAGAGGCCTATTGCTGAGCTACACTGCACCAGTTGCACCAGTTGCACCAGTTGCATACACTTCTTATGCTGCAGCACCAATTACCTACAGTGCTAGTTACAGCTTGCCCTATGCCTACCGCTCGTACCCTTACTACTACAACTCTTACTATCTGGGTTAA
- the LOC117163571 gene encoding uncharacterized protein LOC117163571: MDAETGAILALQILALCSIAAALLAYLMRQSRNATDEYETRNKLHVLVTSCDTSVGLQIALALYEAGYKVFAGLLDPSGNSPSMKIVRAIEQQKEREEDPTNTVQGNTQDPEVRARGRIVPLELDSTREDSLRACLDAVRAKLPAGEDGLWAIVYTGGLALSGAIERQPSSAWESMLRHNLVAPLRTARMFIPLLRAKRGRIILLGDSTTSYGTKIGTGLVAYSASRKAVEGAAEALKSELQSSGVDVVLLRPPPVNPLILYNSPVLKTSDVESGIISSEGTWTAPVSTHAIQNSLIPALTSPCPRISYDMVVKTRLFCR; encoded by the exons ATGGATGCTGAGACTGGGGCCATTTTGGCCCTACAAATATTAGCTCTCTGTTCGATAGCCGCTGCCCTGTTGGCCTACCTAATGCGGCAATCGAGGAACGCCACCGATGAGTACGAGACTCGTAACAAACTCCATGTACTCGTGACCAGCTGCGATACATCCGTAGGCCTGCAGATCGCCCTTGCACTTTACGAAGCTGGTTACAAG GTATTTGCTGGTCTATTGGATCCTTCTGGAAATTCACCATCAATGAAAATCGTTAGGGCGATAGAACAACAGAAAGAAAGGGAGGAGGATCCGACGAACACAGTTCAAGGGAACACACAAGATCCGGAAGTACGTGCTCGCGGTCGAATCGTACCATTGGAATTGGACTCAACGAGGGAGGACAGTTTACGCGCTTGTTTGGATGCAGTTAGGGCGAAACTTCCGGCTGGCGAAGATG GTCTCTGGGCAATCGTGTACACTGGCGGTTTGGCCCTATCAGGTGCCATAGAGAGACAACCGAGTTCCGCGTGGGAATCGATGTTACGACATAACTTAGTGGCGCCACTTAGGACCGCGAGAATGTTCATTCCTCTTTTGCGCGCAAAAAGAG GACGCATCATTCTCTTGGGCGATTCCACGACAAGCTACGGTACCAAAATTGGAACAGGACTGGTGGCGTACAGTGCGTCCAGAAAAGCTGTAGAAGGAGCCGCAGAAGCATTAAAAAGCGAACTACAATCCTCCGGGGTTGACGTTGTTCTCCTTAGACCGCCACCCGTGAATCCTCTTATTCTTTACAATTCACCTGTTCTCAAGAC CTCCGACGTAGAGTCTGGAATAATATCTTCCGAGGGAACATGGACCGCACCTGTATCTACACATGCCATTCAAAACTCATTAATCCCTGCACTAACGTCACCTTGCCCACGTATTTCTTACGACATGGTTGTCAAGACGAGGCTCTTCTGTAGATAA
- the LOC117163653 gene encoding uncharacterized protein LOC117163653, whose translation MRSLVLLVLVATAIISVSCRETKGDNRPLRPPPKGKRGIVEYSGGYSSGGSSYNSPLISSGYSGGSYLGHSAGIQSLGGGSLGHGSLGYSLGSGGLSLGSGLSHGAGLQGISLGGHFGQSSYAGSSLNSIGGGGGSISLLSSSSKNGPVTFGIHGGGISSGSSSSSGYSAPAYATGIHGLSSYGGGASSGISLPAMLGSGHGSSYSLPAASLSSLGSSSGHGLSIQSIAPSSSYHSVSGGLVIDSSSLGKGSSSYSLPVSSSHGSSSSYSLPTSSGSHGISSLSSSSGGSASYSLPISSGSSSGHISLSSGSSDSSSYSLPVSSGSYASGSSHSNYIPSSSDVSYSSGGSSSYSSPSSSYSGSGSSYSGSASSYSSPSVSYSSPSVSYSSPSSSYSSPSTSYGTPVESHGSYSNLSPRYIAYTSSKGYDGLNSGSNKYDTISYSSPSGKY comes from the exons ATGAGATCATTA GTGCTTTTGGTCCTCGTAGCCACAGCTATTATAAGCGTTTCCTGTCGAGAAACGAAGGGAGATAACCGACCATTGAGACCTCCGCCGAAGGGCAAGCGTGGCATCGTTGAATATTCCGGAGGCTATTCGTCCGGTGGATCATCCTACAATTCTCCTCTTATAAGTTCCGGATATAGCGGCGGATCTTATTTAGGACATTCGGCAGGTATCCAAAGTTTAGGAGGTGGTTCTTTGGGACATGGTTCTTTGGGATATTCTTTGGGATCTGGAGGACTCAGCCTGGGTTCTGGACTGAGTCATGGCGCGGGTCTTCAAGGAATTAGTCTAGGAGGACACTTTGGACAATCTTCGTACGCGGGGTCGAGCCTAAATTCCatcggaggaggaggaggaagtaTCAGTTTACTTAGTTCATCCTCGAAGAATGGACCAGTTACTTTCGGCATCCACGGAGGCGGTATCTCTTCAGGCAGTTCCAGTTCTAGCGGTTACTCGGCGCCAGCCTACGCAACGGGAATTCATGGGCTGTCGTCGTACGGCGGTGGTGCTTCGAGCGGTATTAGCCTTCCAGCGATGTTAGGATCCGGGCATGGCTCCTCGTACAGTTTGCCGGCAGCGTCGCTGAGTTCGCTGGGTAGTTCTTCGGGCCATGGCCTGTCAATCCAATCTATCGCCCCGAGTTCGTCCTACCATTCGGTGAGCGGAGGTTTAGTAATTGATTCGAGTTCGCTTGGAAAAGGATCCTCCAGTTACAGCCTCCCTGTGTCTTCCTCTCACGGAAGTTCCAGCAGCTACTCTCTCCCAACGTCCTCGGGATCTCACGGAATATCTAGCCTCTCTTCCAGTTCTGGTGGATCAGCCAGTTACTCCCTACCAATCTCTTCTGGATCATCTAGCGGTCACATAAGCCTTTCCAGTGGATCTTCCGACAGTTCCAGTTATTCTTTGCCTGTTTCTTCTGGGTCCTATGCATCTGGATCATCCCATTCTAATTACATACCATCTTCCTCCGACGTGTCATATTCATCGGGTGGAAGTTCCAGTTATTCCAGTCCCTCGTCCAGTTATTCCGGTTCCGGTTCCAGCTATTCCGGATCAGCTTCTAGCTACTCCAGCCCTAGTGTCAGCTACTCCAGCCCTAGCGTCAGCTATTCCAGTCCTAGCTCCAGTTATTCATCTCCTTCCACTTCGTACGGCACCCCTGTAGAGTCCCATGGTTCCTATTCGAATCTCAGTCCTAGATACATTGCATACACCAGTTCAAAAGGCTACGATGGTTTGAATTCCGGCAGTAACAAATACGATACGATTTCGTACTCCAGTCCAAGTGGAAAGtattaa
- the LOC117163652 gene encoding uncharacterized protein LOC117163652, with translation MKFLLITCLLVTSLLCVTAKTETEDTEEKTEITKLELVDLGEGDSDAETKESEVQKKRDSGYSYRRPDSFALASRARFQVGQSGHRGRIVNRHPAQINRPITKYGPPGYQNSSPIRPASHSQQHRDKLQFQGHFSQQHSNNFDGRPSGLLEQEVPSPIRQVDFVEPNPISTQNDEPFATHSANYLPPQNQRLPGYSAPQAFSPFQAGQNSKGGGQGQSLNVQSQSIVQPQGQISDATLFLTQNAQAIQQLYGAPPNEQDFAPHTDQFLGHNNQVQNPNGQFQNFESNLQSPQSFPGPLPSYASGTLSAQETLEQIQSLEKDRLIAQLQRALVTQTQAQNADAAGRYAQNQPSFVQNQDLLASLGQRMKIHGLNTQQNTVNLGSGNTAFNQSPFLPGTAISPGFPLSYGLSTTIQPPTTTTTTTTTTVQPPQAAKGDGTSQVGSSVPAPPLSPSSPGVPVYGGFVPTLIAGAAFASNVPTYGPTFFAPGAIASVQPSGSFPTHFGLPIPTDPSQKPGTKPSTVSTTPSPSSTNQPNAPSPPPVSTAPLPIHPVATPLHPVVTPLHPVSPLQPVLPPTSTHVHPVQTPSTTHPSYGLQTAVINSLLYKPIKPVYPFYYYQNVAYQVPKPTLPTYPWSYAPTYAQTKPTQIWK, from the exons ATGAAGTTCCTTTTA aTAACGTGTCTACTGGTTACGAGCTTATTATGTGTCACAGCGAAAACTGAAACCGAAGATACTGAAGAAAAAACAGAAATTACGAAATTGGAATTAGTAGATCTTGGCGAGGGGGATAGCGATGCCGAAACCAAAGAGTCGGAAGTTCAAAAAAAGAGAGATTCGGGATATTCCTATAGGAGACCGGACAGTTTTGCATTAGCTTCGAGAGCCCGTTTCCAAGTCGGGCAATCTGGCCACAGAGGACGTATCGTTAATAGACATCCTGCACAAATAAATAGACCTATTACCAAATACGGACCACCGGGTTATCAGAATTCATCTCCAATAAGACCTGCATCACACAGTCAACAGCACCGAGATAAATTGCAATTCCAGGGTCATTTCAGTCAACAACATTCGAACAACTTTGATGGTCGTCCTAGTGGTTTGCTGGAACAAGAAGTACCGAGTCCAATTAGACAGGTCGATTTCGTCGAACCGAATCCAATATCCACTCAAAACGATGAACCTTTCGCGACTCACTCGGCCAATTACTTACCGCCGCAAAATCAAAGGTTACCTGGTTATTCCGCACCGCAAGCTTTTTCCCCGTTCCAAGCAGGACAGAATTCTAAAGGTGGTGGTCAAGGTCAGTCATTAAACGTCCAAAGTCAGAGCATCGTACAACCGCAAGGACAGATCTCGGATGCGACGCTGTTCTTAACGCAAAATGCTCAAGCGATACAACAACTTTATGGTGCGCCCCCGAACGAACAAGACTTTGCACCACACACCGATCAATTCTTAGGTCACAACAATCAAGTTCAGAATCCGAATGGTCAGTTTCAAAATTTCGAGAGCAATTTGCAAAGTCCGCAAAGTTTCCCAGGACCTCTGCCGTCATACGCGTCTGGAACTCTTAGCGCTCAAGAAACTCTAGAGCAAATACAATCTCTCGAAAAGGACAGATTGATTGCTCAATTACAGCGAGCGCTCGTAACTCAGACTCAGGCCCAAAATGCAGATGCAGCAGGAAGGTACGCTCAAAATCAGCCGAGCTTCGTTCAGAATCAAGATCTTCTGGCTTCCCTTGGACAGCGAATGAAGATTCACGGTTTAAATACACAACAGAATACCGTAAACTTGGGCTCTGGAAATACAGCTTTCAATCAATCACCTTTTTTGCCAGGGACAGCAATCAGTCCGGGGTTTCCGCTTAGCTACGGACTGTCGACAACTATTCAGCCTCCAACTACCACTACAACGACAACGACCACAACCGTGCAGCCTCCTCAGGCTGCTAAAGGCGATGGAACCTCGCAAGTCGGTTCTTCCGTACCTGCGCCACCCCTATCGCCATCCAGTCCAGGAGTTCCCGTTTACGGTGGATTTGTTCCTACTTTAATCGCCGGTGCGGCTTTCGCATCGAACGTACCAACTTACGGTCCTACTTTCTTTGCACCCGGTGCCATCGCATCCGTTCAACCATCAGGATCTTTCCCTACACATTTTGGATTACCCATTCCCACAGATCCTAGTCAGAAACCTGGAACGAAACCATCCACGGTTTCTACAACTCCGTCACCTTCTTCGACGAATCAACCTAACGCTCCTTCACCTCCGCCAGTTAGTACCGCGCCACTTCCTATACATCCTGTTGCAACTCCGCTTCATCCAGTCGTAACTCCTCTTCATCCAGTAAGTCCTTTGCAACCGGTGCTTCCTCCAACGTCGACACACGTGCATCCAGTACAAACTCCGTCAACGACACATCCGTCTTACGGATTACAAACGGCGGTAATCAATTCACTTCTATACAAGCCCATCAAACCGGTCTATCCGTTCTACTATTACCAGAACGTCGCATATCAGGTACCTAAGCCGACGTTACCAACTTATCCGTGGAGCTACGCGCCGACCTATGCTCAAACGAAACCGACCCAGATATGGAAATGA